In Paractinoplanes brasiliensis, the following proteins share a genomic window:
- a CDS encoding RHS repeat-associated core domain-containing protein, which yields MRRSALSFFLSVTCLVSVVVSVPAYAAEPVTDLPKPSPGRSVATRPVPYRFAVPHDDSRTSYKPAATTLPQASTASVSLSPVRKKAPGAPVWAQAVSGFGADTQADVRIPGPAVAEKVGVAGVLIAVTVRDQRSGRARVGVDYAGFAQAYGGNYGSRLRLVQLPSCALTTPDLAVCQTRTPLVSANDPAAKSVSAEVSLAAGTSVVVAAVTDPATEGGKDSGGSYAASDLKPSGSWAGGSSTGSFTYSYPISVPPAPSGLVPSVGLSYDSGSVDGQTVSTQAQASWVGDGWGTPSSYVEQTFVSCSDNPGGEAAPEKTADLCYDGPIMTLSLNGSTQRLIWDEGKKVWKAEDDKGEVIERSTGFDNGTTADDKNYWTVVTRDGTKYMFGRNRLPGWSSGKPVTKSVDTLPVYSPHAGDPCYDETFKDAQCTMARRWNLDYVVDVSGNAMAYYYDQKTNFYGRHKGDTDTEYVRDSYLDRIDYGFRDNGAYGTVPNQVKFETAGRCVQATCAALSSTTKASYPDVPFDLICEAGKNCTPQAPSFFSTERLTQIVTKQYDVAAAKHLPVDTYDLAQTIPTTGDGTSPTLWLSSVTRTGHEGNASIALPAMTFASTRLPNRSVATDGFPEFYRHRLTSITTETGSVISAAYELPKPCASVSALNPATNTSSCYPVRWTPDGLFEPKLDWFNKYAVTRVTQTDPTGGAAATATSYQYDGGAAWHFDDNEVVKAKYRTYGQFRGYAKVTTYEGDGVNDRRTKSESLFYRGMSKNNNSTVVNLEDSLGGQHEDHNELAGRVLETLTYQGEGGPLDNSAVTSYWVSGATATRSRTDLPALTANWVAPVLNVSRQRITSATGTTWRTHAVDTSYDTTPGSLTLGSVKHVYSHTVPADAKYDRCTINSYAPANLTANLVDLVSQIETLAVPCGGYTAGSPVSVPGSVNTLTAPASVSRPAQVVSLTRKSYDDYTWSETFPQTVLVSRGLVTMERQAKDYVNGAYTWQILGRTHYDAVGRADDAYDGKGNKTHTDYTVNSVGLVTGMSVAQPLDHTTSSTVNPRRGLTVTSTDINEVVSTQAYDALGRTTSVWLNNRTTAQNANYKFGYTVSKTGISATTTERTNNSNAYLKSVTLYDALLRPRQTQAETPQGGRLVSDTFYDTHGWVTKEYEGYWDDNVEPTVGNVVDPYDPNVDIPVPSQNYTTYDGLGRVVMVERMKDNQSVSRTFTVHNGDRTTIVPPTGGTVTTTVADPLGRTTTMREYTTRPSLNTPSDYFTGTFSVSGGTSLATTYEFDSRGLQGKVVDTKGNPWTTKFNLLGQITEKTDPDAGATKDMQYDANGNLTQSTDARGKTISFQFDALNRPTASFAGTTQLTKSVYDNSNNAVPGMTFPKGQLTTSIAYSAGLEYKTQAANFNVFGSSLGETVSIPGQSALAGDYAFTHLYYPNNGLLFRDTFPAKGGLPAETVAYSYDKFDQVQVMTGLNPYLQSTTEDAYGRINQTVIGTGTNQAAVDNLYDEHTGLLKKQTTTRKPTAPSGIDEQEFKYDPAGNLLAQTSTRLAANSIAETQCFAYDGLRRLTEAWTATDKCATTPTSTNRAMLGNTIGGASAYWTSWRFDDLGNRTSEVKHALTGTNDTTTTYKYDENGAGQPHTLTSTATTGATTGSATYKYDVAGNMTVRNAGNGNQTLAWTDEGKLGSVTSAAGTSTSIYNANGDLLLQDDPTTTTLYLGAQQHVLTKATGAVTGTRYQTLAGAGTVIRTGSGTAYTFALANTQGTPTLYLNNTAQTPTWRQYTPYGGPRGATITAPDNRGFLNKPLNASTGLTNVGAREYDPVIGRFISVDPIQDLQDPQQWNGYAYANNNPTTLSDPSGLIAKEPREGGGGTGYHEQPGDIGGGGDSAGNGNGGGSSDSGDHGSNNDDGGGNWFKKTWKKTKKVITDHPQITGFVAGAVTGAVCLGAGGIAAGPAGLAACGAIAGAVGSIATDWAAGTSTKDMLVNAAESAALGGAAGVLIPNAGSVARNAGSMARGAKAFITGGTRQTTRQAESQAAKTVLSRESSEAGTTQAGKCLHSFAPNTPVLLAGGSAKPIEDVEVGDEVVSTDPGTGTTTAKTVEALHINEDTDLTDLTVSTEDGEQVTLNTTQHHPFWSITRDEWVDAAELRPDEHLTEVDGAPVTVVAVKNFSGNRLMRDLTVADIHTYYVLAGRTPVLVHNCGETMDFAHGTTTAHAESIAQNGLSSTAAKASSSGGSVAQPGNFFTYRVTGGGDPNLSVAAQWGVTRNGGAREGASVVITRMCKCTYDRLVKEGHITTRVTGEGMPEETIFGPGALPFLKPVTQFPL from the coding sequence ATGCGGCGTTCCGCGCTGTCGTTTTTCCTGTCGGTGACCTGTCTGGTGAGTGTGGTCGTGTCGGTGCCCGCGTACGCCGCGGAGCCGGTGACCGACCTGCCAAAGCCCTCGCCCGGGCGATCGGTGGCAACCAGGCCCGTCCCGTACCGCTTCGCGGTCCCGCACGACGATTCCCGGACCTCCTACAAGCCGGCCGCCACGACTTTGCCTCAGGCCTCCACCGCGTCGGTCAGCCTCTCCCCGGTGCGGAAGAAGGCCCCGGGTGCTCCGGTGTGGGCGCAGGCGGTCAGCGGCTTCGGCGCTGACACCCAGGCCGACGTGCGGATCCCCGGCCCGGCCGTGGCCGAGAAGGTCGGGGTGGCCGGTGTGCTGATCGCGGTCACCGTCCGCGATCAGCGGTCCGGCCGGGCGCGGGTGGGCGTCGACTATGCGGGCTTCGCTCAGGCGTACGGAGGCAACTACGGCTCCCGGCTGAGGTTGGTACAGCTGCCGTCCTGCGCGCTGACTACGCCCGATCTGGCCGTCTGCCAAACCCGGACGCCGCTCGTGTCGGCCAACGACCCGGCCGCGAAGTCGGTCTCGGCCGAGGTTTCGCTCGCGGCCGGCACGTCCGTCGTCGTGGCCGCGGTGACCGACCCCGCCACCGAGGGCGGCAAGGACTCCGGCGGCAGCTACGCGGCGAGCGACCTCAAGCCGTCCGGCTCATGGGCCGGGGGCAGCAGCACCGGCTCGTTCACCTACAGCTACCCGATCAGCGTGCCGCCCGCCCCGAGCGGGCTCGTACCCTCGGTCGGGCTGTCGTACGACTCCGGTTCGGTCGACGGGCAGACCGTCTCGACGCAGGCCCAGGCGTCCTGGGTGGGCGACGGCTGGGGCACCCCGAGCTCGTACGTCGAGCAGACGTTCGTGTCCTGCTCGGACAACCCGGGCGGCGAGGCTGCGCCGGAGAAGACCGCCGACCTCTGCTACGACGGCCCGATCATGACGCTGTCGCTGAACGGCAGTACGCAGCGGCTCATCTGGGACGAGGGCAAGAAGGTCTGGAAGGCCGAGGACGACAAGGGTGAGGTGATCGAACGGAGCACCGGGTTCGACAACGGCACCACGGCCGACGACAAGAACTACTGGACTGTCGTTACACGCGATGGCACCAAGTACATGTTCGGGCGTAATCGGCTGCCCGGGTGGAGTTCGGGCAAGCCGGTGACCAAGTCGGTCGACACGCTGCCGGTGTACTCGCCGCACGCGGGTGACCCCTGCTACGACGAAACGTTCAAGGATGCGCAGTGCACGATGGCTCGGCGCTGGAACCTCGACTACGTCGTGGACGTCAGCGGCAACGCCATGGCGTACTACTACGACCAGAAGACCAACTTCTACGGCCGGCACAAGGGCGACACCGACACCGAGTACGTCCGTGACAGCTACCTGGACCGGATCGACTACGGCTTCCGCGACAACGGCGCCTACGGCACGGTGCCCAACCAGGTCAAGTTCGAGACAGCTGGGCGGTGCGTTCAGGCGACTTGCGCGGCGCTCAGTTCGACAACCAAGGCGAGCTACCCGGACGTACCGTTCGACCTGATCTGCGAGGCGGGCAAGAACTGCACGCCCCAGGCGCCGTCGTTCTTCTCGACCGAGCGCCTGACCCAGATCGTCACCAAGCAGTACGACGTCGCTGCGGCCAAGCACCTGCCGGTCGACACCTACGACCTCGCGCAGACCATCCCGACGACGGGGGACGGCACCTCGCCCACCCTGTGGCTGTCGTCGGTGACCCGCACCGGTCATGAGGGCAACGCCTCGATTGCCCTGCCCGCGATGACGTTCGCCAGCACCCGGCTGCCCAACCGGTCGGTGGCCACCGACGGGTTCCCGGAGTTCTACCGGCACCGCCTCACCTCGATCACCACCGAGACCGGCTCGGTCATCTCGGCCGCGTACGAGCTGCCGAAGCCGTGCGCGTCGGTCAGCGCCCTCAACCCGGCCACTAACACCAGCTCTTGCTATCCGGTGCGATGGACCCCGGACGGGCTGTTCGAGCCGAAGCTGGACTGGTTCAACAAGTACGCGGTGACCCGGGTGACCCAGACCGATCCGACCGGCGGCGCCGCGGCCACGGCCACGAGCTACCAGTACGACGGCGGGGCGGCCTGGCACTTCGACGACAACGAGGTGGTCAAGGCCAAGTACCGCACGTACGGCCAGTTCCGCGGCTACGCCAAGGTCACCACGTACGAGGGCGACGGCGTCAACGACCGCCGTACGAAGTCCGAATCGCTCTTCTACCGCGGCATGTCGAAGAACAACAACAGCACCGTGGTCAACCTCGAGGACTCGCTCGGCGGTCAGCACGAGGACCACAACGAGCTCGCCGGACGGGTCCTGGAGACGCTCACCTATCAGGGTGAGGGCGGGCCGCTGGACAACTCCGCCGTCACCTCCTACTGGGTGTCGGGCGCGACCGCCACCCGGTCCCGTACGGACCTGCCCGCTCTGACCGCCAACTGGGTCGCCCCGGTGCTCAACGTCAGCCGGCAGCGGATCACTAGTGCGACCGGGACGACGTGGCGGACCCATGCGGTCGACACCAGTTACGACACCACCCCCGGGTCGCTGACTCTCGGCTCGGTCAAGCACGTCTACAGCCACACCGTCCCGGCCGACGCCAAGTACGACCGATGCACGATCAACAGTTACGCCCCGGCGAACCTCACGGCCAATCTCGTCGACCTGGTGTCGCAGATCGAGACCCTGGCCGTTCCGTGCGGTGGCTACACCGCGGGCTCGCCGGTCTCCGTGCCCGGCTCGGTCAACACGCTGACCGCCCCGGCCTCGGTCTCTCGCCCGGCCCAGGTGGTTTCGCTGACGCGCAAGTCCTACGACGACTACACCTGGTCGGAGACCTTCCCGCAGACTGTCCTGGTGTCCCGTGGCCTGGTCACGATGGAGCGGCAGGCCAAGGACTATGTGAACGGCGCGTACACCTGGCAGATCCTCGGCCGCACCCACTACGACGCGGTCGGGCGGGCCGACGACGCGTACGACGGCAAGGGCAACAAGACCCACACCGACTACACCGTCAACTCGGTGGGCCTGGTCACCGGCATGTCGGTCGCGCAGCCGCTCGACCACACCACCTCGTCGACTGTCAACCCTCGCCGCGGCCTGACGGTGACCAGCACCGACATCAACGAGGTGGTCTCGACCCAGGCGTACGACGCCCTTGGCCGGACGACCAGCGTGTGGCTGAACAACCGCACCACTGCGCAGAACGCGAACTACAAGTTCGGCTACACGGTGTCCAAGACGGGCATCAGCGCCACCACAACCGAACGGACCAACAACAGCAACGCCTACCTCAAGTCGGTCACGCTCTACGACGCGCTGCTGCGGCCCCGCCAGACCCAGGCCGAGACCCCCCAGGGCGGCCGGCTCGTCAGCGACACCTTCTACGACACCCACGGTTGGGTGACGAAGGAGTACGAAGGCTACTGGGACGACAACGTCGAACCCACCGTGGGCAACGTCGTCGACCCGTACGACCCGAACGTCGACATCCCGGTGCCCAGCCAGAACTACACCACGTACGACGGTCTCGGCCGCGTCGTGATGGTCGAGCGTATGAAGGACAACCAGAGCGTTTCCAGGACGTTCACGGTCCACAACGGTGACCGCACCACGATCGTCCCACCCACCGGCGGCACCGTCACCACCACCGTCGCCGACCCGCTGGGCCGCACCACGACCATGCGGGAATACACCACCCGGCCGTCGCTGAACACGCCGTCGGACTACTTCACCGGAACGTTCAGCGTTTCCGGTGGAACGTCGCTGGCCACCACATACGAGTTCGACTCGCGGGGCTTGCAGGGCAAGGTCGTCGACACCAAGGGCAACCCCTGGACGACGAAGTTCAACCTGCTCGGCCAGATCACCGAGAAGACCGACCCGGACGCCGGCGCGACCAAGGACATGCAGTACGACGCCAACGGCAACCTGACCCAGTCGACGGACGCCCGCGGCAAAACCATCTCGTTCCAGTTCGATGCCCTGAACCGGCCGACGGCCAGCTTCGCCGGGACAACCCAGCTCACCAAATCCGTCTACGACAACTCGAACAACGCCGTACCCGGCATGACGTTCCCGAAGGGTCAGCTGACCACGAGCATCGCCTACTCCGCTGGGCTCGAGTACAAAACGCAGGCGGCCAACTTCAACGTCTTCGGCTCCTCCCTGGGTGAGACCGTGAGCATCCCGGGACAGAGCGCGCTGGCCGGCGACTACGCGTTCACCCACTTGTACTACCCGAACAACGGCCTGCTTTTCCGCGACACCTTCCCGGCCAAGGGCGGCCTGCCCGCCGAGACCGTCGCGTACTCGTACGACAAGTTCGACCAGGTCCAGGTGATGACCGGCCTGAACCCGTACCTGCAGTCGACCACCGAGGACGCGTACGGCCGGATCAACCAGACCGTCATAGGGACGGGAACCAACCAGGCCGCGGTCGACAATCTCTACGACGAGCACACCGGCCTGCTCAAGAAGCAGACCACGACTCGCAAACCCACGGCGCCGTCGGGCATTGACGAGCAGGAGTTCAAGTACGACCCGGCCGGCAACCTGCTCGCGCAGACCAGCACCCGGCTCGCCGCGAACAGCATCGCCGAAACGCAGTGCTTCGCCTACGACGGACTGCGGCGGCTCACCGAGGCGTGGACAGCGACCGACAAGTGCGCGACCACGCCCACGAGCACCAACCGGGCGATGCTCGGCAACACGATCGGTGGCGCCAGCGCCTACTGGACCAGCTGGCGCTTCGACGACCTCGGCAACCGTACGAGCGAGGTCAAACACGCGCTCACCGGTACCAACGACACGACGACGACCTACAAGTACGACGAGAACGGCGCAGGGCAGCCGCACACGCTGACGTCCACCGCCACCACCGGCGCGACCACCGGTAGCGCGACCTACAAGTACGACGTGGCCGGCAACATGACTGTCCGCAACGCGGGCAACGGCAACCAGACCCTCGCCTGGACCGACGAGGGCAAGCTGGGCAGCGTCACCAGCGCGGCCGGCACGAGCACAAGCATCTACAACGCGAACGGCGACCTGCTGCTGCAGGACGACCCGACCACGACCACGCTGTATCTGGGCGCTCAACAGCACGTGCTCACCAAGGCCACCGGCGCCGTCACCGGCACCCGCTACCAGACACTCGCGGGCGCGGGGACGGTGATCAGGACCGGTTCCGGTACGGCGTACACGTTCGCCCTGGCCAACACACAGGGCACCCCAACTTTGTATCTGAACAACACCGCGCAGACACCCACCTGGCGGCAGTACACCCCGTACGGCGGTCCCCGCGGCGCGACCATCACGGCGCCCGACAATCGTGGCTTTCTCAACAAGCCGCTGAACGCGAGCACCGGCTTGACCAACGTCGGAGCCCGCGAGTACGACCCGGTTATAGGCCGCTTCATCTCGGTCGACCCGATCCAGGACCTGCAGGACCCGCAGCAGTGGAACGGCTACGCCTATGCCAACAACAATCCCACCACGCTCAGTGACCCGTCCGGCCTCATCGCCAAGGAACCCCGCGAGGGTGGCGGTGGCACCGGCTATCACGAGCAGCCCGGGGACATCGGCGGAGGCGGGGATAGCGCCGGCAATGGGAATGGCGGTGGTTCCAGCGATTCCGGTGACCACGGCAGCAACAACGACGACGGCGGCGGGAACTGGTTCAAGAAGACCTGGAAGAAGACCAAGAAGGTCATCACCGACCACCCGCAGATCACCGGCTTCGTCGCCGGCGCCGTCACCGGTGCTGTCTGCTTGGGCGCGGGCGGCATCGCCGCCGGCCCCGCCGGCCTGGCCGCCTGCGGCGCCATCGCCGGCGCAGTAGGCTCCATCGCCACCGACTGGGCCGCCGGCACCAGCACCAAGGACATGCTGGTCAACGCGGCCGAATCAGCCGCCCTGGGCGGCGCCGCAGGCGTACTGATTCCCAACGCCGGCAGCGTGGCTCGCAATGCCGGCAGCATGGCCCGCGGCGCAAAAGCCTTCATCACCGGCGGGACGCGTCAAACAACCCGCCAGGCGGAATCCCAGGCGGCCAAGACCGTGCTGAGCCGGGAATCATCCGAGGCGGGAACCACACAGGCGGGCAAGTGCCTTCACAGCTTCGCGCCGAATACGCCGGTCCTTCTAGCCGGGGGCTCCGCCAAGCCCATCGAGGACGTCGAAGTCGGTGACGAGGTCGTCTCCACCGACCCCGGGACCGGCACCACAACGGCCAAGACGGTCGAGGCGCTGCACATCAATGAGGACACGGATCTGACCGATCTGACCGTCAGTACCGAAGACGGCGAACAGGTCACCCTGAACACGACCCAGCACCACCCGTTCTGGAGCATCACCCGCGACGAATGGGTCGATGCGGCCGAACTCCGGCCGGACGAGCACCTTACTGAGGTCGACGGCGCTCCGGTGACGGTGGTCGCGGTCAAGAACTTCAGCGGCAACCGCCTGATGCGTGACCTCACGGTAGCGGACATCCATACGTACTATGTGCTCGCCGGCAGAACACCGGTGCTCGTGCACAACTGCGGCGAGACCATGGACTTCGCCCATGGGACCA